The nucleotide window TAACTCTGTGctaaagattaaaatttttagctgggtgtggtggctttcacctgtaatcccagcactttgggaggccaaagcaggaggatcgcctgagtccaggagctcgagaccagtctaggcaagatggtgaaaccccaactctacaaaaaatacaaaaattagcatggtggtgcgtgcctgtagacctagctactggggggctgaggtgggaggatcacatgggCCCAGCACaacgaggcttcagtgagccaagattgtgctactacattccagcctgggtgacacagtgagaccctgtctcagaaaagaaaagtaatgaagATTTTCTAACCAGTAGGTAGAATACATAATAAggttttatacaattttataaaatataatgtgctTTGTGGTTTCtcttgtgttcttttcttttcaaggCTTTTATTGAGATGGAGACAAGAGAAGATGCAATGGCAATGGTTGACCATTGTTTGAAAAAAGCCCTTTGGTTTCAGGGGAGATGTGTGAAGGTTGACCTGTCtgagaaatataaaaaactgGTACTGAGGGTATGTAGTGTTTGATTTGTCATCATTTAACAGCctgtttttacatatttaaagccACAACATTCTTCTAAACATTTTTGTATGCTAAAAAATACAGGATTCTTGAAATGTAAGTTTATTGAAAGAGGTAAATCTATTGAAAGAAACTAGTTATTGAAAAAGAGCAACATTTTTTTCTGGTCTTTAATGGCAGAACTAGTCTTCCCTAGAGGACACCTTCATTGCTCTTAcctgtttaagtttttaatagcTTTCTGCTACCAGAATGCTTTATTTTCCACTTCTCTATTGGTATGGTCATAATGATGAATGTCTGACTGTAGGCAGCTTAGGTTCTTGGATAAGGTTATGGGGATTGAATAAGCTGCGTTGATTATAGGGATCATCTCCAATTATTAATTCACTGGATAATTGTGTATTCTGCAAATGTATTATTTAACTTCTGTAAAACTTGTCTTTTAGATTCCAAACAGAGGCATTGATTTACTGAAAAAAGATAAATCCCggtaatttcattttgtttttcatatgtgTGAGTATATTCAACTTAACTTTTTCAGATGACAAATTAATTGTGGTGTGTCCTTTTGATTTCAGAAAAAGATCTTACTCTCCAGACGGCAAAGAATCTCCAAGTGATAAGAAATCCAAAACTGATGGTTCCCAGAAGACTGAAAGTTCAACCGAAGGTAAAGAACAAGAAGAGAAGTCCGGTGAAGATGGTGAGAAAGACACAAAGGATGACCAGACAGAGCAGGAACCTAATATGCTGCTTGAATCTGAAGATGAGCTACTTGTAGatgaagaagaagcagcagcccTGCTAGAAAGTGGCAGTTCAGTGGGAGACGAGACCGATCTTGCTAATTTAGGTGATGTGGCTTCTGATGGGAAAAAGGAACCTTCAGATAAAGCTGTGAAAAAAGATGCAAGTGCTTCAGCAGCAGCAAAGAAAAAGCttaaaaaggtaaagaaataatATTGGTTTGTTTTAGTAGAACATTAGATCAGATCAGCGTTTCAAGTTATTTACCTAAGCAGTGTCAGATAAAGAGAATTACATGATTTAAATTGAAAATAGATATGAAccagaatataaatatttaaatctaaactctgcaataaataattaaataagacaTTTTATTATAGTTGGCAAAAAACATCAGCTCAAAGAGGAAACTTTTTAGTAAAAATGAGGGAGAAGGACTCAAAATACATGCTTCTGTATTGTAGTGGTAGCATATAGGTAGGCAGCCTTATAGTgtagctttgaaaaaaaaatagttgtggTAGCATATAGGTAGGCAGCATTATAGTgtagctttgaaaaaaaaaaatacaggacatGAGTTtgcagtaagttttttttttttttttttttttttttttNNNNNNNNNNNNNNNNNNNNNNNNNNNNNNNNNNNNNNNNNNNNNNNNNNNNNNNNNNNNNNNNNNNNNNNNNNNNNNNNNNNNNNNNNNNNNNNNNtttttttttttttttttttttttttgagacggagtctcgctctgtcgcccgggctggagtgcagtggccggatctcagctcactgcaagctccgcctcccgggttcacgccattctcctgcctcagcctcccgagcagctgggactacaggcgcccgccacctcgcccggctagttttttgtattttttagtagaaacgcggtttcaccgggttagccaggatggtctcgatctcctgacctcgtgatctgcccgtctcggcctcccaaagtgctgggattacaggcttgagccaccgcgcccggcccttgcaGTAAGTTAATTGACCCAAGATAGTTAAAACTTTTGCCACTCAttcaaaaattattgaataatttttcctATTTGAGATATGTTGGCCTGGTCAGATACTTTAGtatcttttaaaacaatattatttgaACATGTAAGTCATTTAGAAGACACATATAAAgtgaatataaatatagaaatacacGCGGTGTAAAGAAGAGTAAAACAAAAGACCCACATTGTGCTGCCTGCCTTGCTTAAGGAGTAGGGCATTAAAATGCCTTTGAAGCAAACTTTTTATGTTAAATGACTCATAAAATTTCGGAGTCAGCCCAGGCCCattgggtcacgcctgtaatcccagcactttgggaggcccggcagatcactggaggccttGAGTTCagaaccaacatggtgaaaccccagctctattaaaaatacaaaaattagccgggtgtggtggcacatacctgtagcagctactcagaaaggctgaggcaggagaattgcttgaatctgggaggctagcgaagatcacaccactgtactccagcctgggtgacaagagcgagactctgtctcaagaaaaacaagtaGAGTGAAATGAAATTTTTGCCATCCTGTTCCATATTCCGTTGGTTCTTTTTCTGTAACGTTCAACTCGAAACCAGTATTTACCTCTGGGTTTTTATTTGATGGCTTGGTCAAAtaacttcctttatttttctaactaGAGCTGATcattatgtttacatttataaatgCTAATAATTACGTTTAATGGCATTTAATGCCATTTTTCTAAGttctttttatatctatatatacacatttattaatttaatcctcacaataaccatATGTAGCTCGTACTGTTGTTATCTCCATTCCATAAACGAGGAAAATCGAAGTATGGAGAAGTTAAATAATCCTATAAGACACAGAGCCAAAATTTAGGCAGTTATTCTTCagagcatgatttttttttttttttttttttttttgagatgaagtcactctgtcacccaggctggagtgcagtggcatgatctcggctcactgcagcctccacctcccaggttcaagttctcctgcctcagcctcccaagtagctgggattacaggcgcccagcaccacaccaggctaatttttgtattttcagtagagacggggttttgccatgttggcctggctggtcttgaactcctgatctcagagtgatccgctcacctcagcctcccagagtgctgggattacaggcgtgagccactgtgcctggcccagagcttGGTTTTTTAGCCATTACACTATTTGAAACTGAGCGTTTGCTCTAAAGAGTAGGTATTTGTAATATACTGTCTTACAAAGGACATTGCTCAACTTTTACCAAATCAAGTTTTTTACACATTCACTAGCAGCATTGTAGTctcagaaaagataaaatgtgaaTATTGTTACCTCATTTAACTTCTGCTCTTTGTGTGAGGCAGACCTtccattttttagttttaaaataaactaaattatttttcaaattatcagtaattttttgggagaaaggaagaagttattattttgagctaatgaataaagacaaagacgctgccggacgtggtggctcacgcctgtaatcctagcactttgggaggccgaggcgggccgatcacaagatcaggagattgagaccatcctggctaacatggtgaaacaccgtctctactaaaaatacaaaaaaattagccgggcatggtggcaggggcctgtagtcctagctacttgagaggctgaagcaggagaatggcgtgaacccaggaggaggagcttgcagtgagcagagatcatgccactgcactccagcctgggcaacagagcgagactccgtctgggaaaaaaaaaaaaaaaaaaaaaggcaaagacgCTATCCATTTCCCTTCAAGTAAAGCAGATGGAAGGGATGCTGCAGGATAATTGTTGCAGAGTAAATTTGTCTTTCTTAACAGCGTCGTTTCCCAGGGAGTATGGAAGGTTTTGTCACTCTAGATGAGGTTGGTGATGAGGAAGATTCGGAACTTCAGAAACTTCGTAAATCGGGCATGGCATTTAAATCTGGTGACAAAAATGATGATGGTTTGGTTGAAATTAAGGTGGACAAGATCGAGGAACTTGATCAAGAAAACGAAGCAGCGttggaaaatggaattaaaaatgaggaaaacacaGAACCAGGTGCTGAATCTGCTGAGAACGCTGATGATCCCAACAAAGATACAAGTGAAAACGCAGATGGTCAAAGTGATGAGAACAAGGAGGACTATGCAATCCCAGATGAGTATAGAATTGGACCATATCAGCCCAATGTTCCTGTTGGTGAGATTTAAGTCTTTGTTCTTCACCTTCCTCACTGTCCTCAAAACAAACTCTTaggttttaaaataagtttttaaagttGGTCTTATATAAACTGTGatagcattttaaatttcctttgtttctatAGGGAACAATTTATAAATCTTAATtgacatatttttctcttatacATGTCTctgattttgtattattttctgttgTCATCCCAcaatgtgttcccttttctcctcataAAATTTCCTGCAAGTTGCACATGCTTTTGTTTTGCCTTTCTGTgttgtttttctgtattatatttctttttaagaatacaGTTAGGTGGGACCTCAAACATCAATTAGGTAAAAGCAAAATatggttctgtttttgtttttgttttctaaggcTGTATTGAACTTCTCAGAAAcatgtttcatttaaattatgtTGACAGGTAAAATTGTGAATACTAAATAAAATCTTCAGTTTGATTTGTAAGAATGTATGTTTGTGTTTCTAGGTATAGACTATGTGATACCTAAAACAGGGTTTTACTGTAAGCTGTGTTCCCTCTTTTATACAAATGAAGAAGTTGCAAAGAATACTCATTGCAGCAGCCTTCCTCATTATCAGAAATTAAAGGTAAGGCTGAATGTAAAACAGGAGAGTTCTTTTGTGAAAACTTAACAAGTTATGGAAGTAAGTGGGATATATAAGTAAAATGTGTATAGTCTTCTCTCTAGACTCAATGCAGTGCTTTATCCTGAAGAtaactttttatttgcttttttcttttttgagacagagtttcactcttgtcgccaaggtttgagtacaatggtgtgatcttggctcactgtaacctctacctccagggttcaagcagttctcctgcctcagcctcccaagtagttgagattacaggcatacaccaccacacccagctaatttttgtatttttagtagaaatagggtttcaccatgttggccaggctggctggtcttgaactcctgacctctggtgatctgcccacttcagcctcccaaagtgctggaattacaggcatgagccactgcacccggccctttctttctttattgatgGATTATGGAAACATCTGTTGAGCCTCTTGTCATAGTTTGCCCTTGTTACGTAACAATTTAGTGTTTTCTAACCATGTTATAAATTCTGTGATAGAATTAAACTTACTCAGGTATTCTCAAATTGTTGTTGGGCTGTATCTCTAATTTGGAAGATGCTGGGAGTCTGAATACTAAAAGTTGTATGACCattcatattaaataattttttaatattgaaattattGATAATGACACTTCAGTTATTTTTATgaccaaaagaatataaagatcAAAGGCGTAAATATATAAACCACAACATCACTAAAGAATAATTCCTGTTGAGATATATTGAagtttgtttttgtaattatCAGCTTCTTTGGACTACCTGTTGAAATAATGACTGAAACTTAAAAGTAGTTGCTAAACAACTCAATTATAGATACCTTGGTTTTTCACACTGCTTTATAATAAGTTAACTATAGTTATTCAGTCTTTAGATATGTTCTGTGTTGACTAAATGGATGAATGTAATCTTtaactttggaaataatttaGGTTCCTGGCTGTGTATCAacgtctgtttttttgttgttgttgttttgttttttaatgtaactgCTCTTTGCCACCTATATGTCTCTTACCATGCTGTATATGAAGAAAGAATTGCGGTTATTTGCAATGGTAGCAGCAATGTagtacaattattttatttttatttttttgagaccgttttgctcttgttgcccagggctggagtgcagtggtgtgattttggctcaccccaacaccccctcctgggttcaagccattctcttgcctcagcctcctgagcagctggcattacaggcatgcaccaccacgcctggctagttttgtatttttagtagagatggggtttctccatgttagtcaggctggtctggaactcccagcttcaggtgatccgcctgcctcggcctcccaaagtgctgggattacaggcctgagccacagtgcctgccctggtacaaatatttttatctgctTTGATTTTAAGCTGTTTGGGGTCAAAAACTGTATGTATTGTTGAGAAGAATatggaaataatataaaagattGCTTGGTGCTTCTTGTGGctccttttattatttccttatattttatttatttttttgagacggagttgctcttgttgcccaagctggagtacaacggcacaatctcagctcactgcaacctctgcctcctgggttcaagcaattctcctgcctcaggctcccgagtagctgggattacaggcacatgccgccatacccagctaattttatgtatttttaggagaaatggggtttcaccatgttagccaggctggtctcgaactcctgacctcaagtgatccgcctgcctcagcctcccaaagtgctgagattacgggcgtgaTGGCCTATTATTTCcttgtattttaaagaaactttgtCACCTTCATCAAGAAACTATTAAGCAATACAGTAACTTGCTAATGGTATATTCATAATTTCCTAACTGGATGTTTGTgtggggtgttttgtttttttttctttaaaggataTAACGGCTTTTAATTCGTACTATTTTGCATTAACTATATTAAGTTGATAAATTCCAATGAGATGGAAAGATACTTTGGACATTTTAGATTAGATTTTTGAATATGTCTTTTGTACTTCCATTAGTGTCTTAATGGAGCTCCTGTGTCTAGAGACTCTAGAAGTCCCAGGTTTAATGGCAGGGGTCAGCAAGCTATACTTGTTGCTCAGTCATCTGCTTTTGTAAGGTTTTACTAGAACCCACATCCATAATCATTTAAGTGTCATCTATAGTTGTTTTAGTTTATAATGGAGTGCAGGATTGAGTAGTTAAGACCGAATGGCTCAatgagtctaaaatatttactgctgGCCTGGCAAGAAAATGTTTGTTCAGGTGATTTAATGAATAGTGCTTtgaggccagatgtggtagctcatgcatgtaatctcagcgctttgggaggtggagacgggcagatcacctgagatcaggagtttgagaccagcctgaccaacacagtgaaaaccttgtctctaccaaaagttcaaaaaaattagctgggcatgatggcaggtgcctggaatcccagttacttgggaggttgaggcaggagatcagttgaacctgggaggtggaggttgcagtgagccgagatcacgccactgcactccagcctgggcaacagagcaaacctctgtctcaaaaaaaataaataaataaaataaaagtgcatgTCATTTAGACCCATAGTTCTTGGGGTACTGTCAGTTCAGTGTGACTGTggtctttgttttcttatctctaaaatgtaGGCTTAATTATAACATTcgaattcccttttttttttttttttttttttttttaccttttagcaTTTTTTCCCCATGCCTTATTGTAATGTCCTGAAACAGTTTTTGTGTGCTAGTAAGGATTAACTAATTGttgaaaatattgacaaaattatAGTTTAAGTCCCTAAACTTGGATATAAGATACTTGGTTTTGGAATTAATCCATTTTGCTGTGTTTCTCTATGACTTAATGGcgttaattctctctctctttttagaaaTTTCTGAATAAATTGGCAGAAGAACGCAGACAGAAGAAGGAAACTTAAGATGTGCAAGAAGATTTAatgatttcaaagaaaataatggtTCTTCGTTTTTAATGTTAACCTTTTTTAAATACAATACTGATAGTTAGAAGAAAACTATTGTACTCTTTTGTTTTAGTGGAGAAATAATAGATGTCTGTTCATGTGTTAAGtgttatagcaaaaaaaaatacacatatggtTAAGTTAAtgaatagtttttgttttatcaaaATGGCAACGGACAGAAATACTTTGTAGAGATTGACTTCCTAAGCTACTTAAGACAACTTGCACCACTAAGAAAGAAATGTAGAACcatttggaaaaatgaaatttagtAGTTCCAAGTTTCAAAGAAATGTCAACATTTTATTCCATTCAATAAAGAACAAAACCAatagtatttttattactttcatcTGAAACATTCCATGTTTTAATCTGAGCCTTGCAGACTTTGATTTGGAGTTTGAACCTGTTTTGGTTGCATTTCATTTTTGGAGAACTTCATTAACGTGAGATTGGCGATTCAAATGCAGGTGCAGTTTTCTGTTAATGTCATGCTGTTGTTTAGGTAATAAGAAATATTAAGTAATTGGCTttagattttgtaattttttccctGAGTTCCTGCTAGATTTCGTATTCTAGTAGTCAATGTATTTTcagtgaaatgtaaaaatattcccGTTCTCTTTGACCAGTATTAATTTTTGAGATCTTACTGCTTGTCACTTGAATCCCGTAATTGTCATACATCTCTGGTATAAGCAACATTTGATTTTTGAAGTGTGTAGACCATCTCTTCATATTTTCAAgatgtaattttacatttctgcatttttaaaacagtttggcCATAATCCTAGATGCACGCTTCTAATTCATGTACCTGCACATGTGACCTTTGTGAACAGAAATTTGCATGTATAATTTGTGTTTACTTGTAACTTTCTGGTTATATACTGCTTATATCTGTGGATTCAAGTTACTGAAGTGAATACCAATAAAAAAACCCTAGGCCATGTTCATTGGTTATACATGTTTGGAATGTTAACCAACATATTTGTCAGTTGTGGTTTTTATTCGCTCTTAAACTTTGTGCATGCTTTAacaatttattacttttaaatctaGAGTGAATGTTCTAAAGACTACCGCTAAAggtctgagttttaaaaattttgctgcTGGTGGATTTCTTGTTCCTGTTACATAACTAAAAGTGAGGCcatttgtggtttttaaaaaccttatgAATTAAAAATACTGCAGGTGAACAAACAGCAAAAGCTTGTGTTTAGACATACTGTTGACTTAACAGTACAATTGGAAATAATATGGATGAGCAAGAATTAGTTCTGccaacttttcaaaataattttgtaggGCTTCTTGGTATATTGGATCATCTGTTGTAAacaggttttgttgttttttttttttttttttttttttccctgaaacagggtctcgcactgtcacccagactgcatgcagtggcacagtcatagttctctgcaacctcagcctccgggctcaaatgaccctcctacctcagcctcccgagtagccgggaatacaggctcatgccattatgcctggctaatttttgtttttttgtatagatgggactttgccatgttgccctggctggtcttgaattcctgggcccaagtgatctcacttcagcctccctaagtgctgggactgtaggcgtgagccaccgtccctggccaAGAAACAAAGTTTTAATAGGATAGGCATTGTCTTTCAAATGTTCAGACCCAAATGCATTAAAGGATATTTCAAATAGTTGGATAAATTTTATGGTCTCTCCCATTGAAAAGCAGGTGATGATTTTAATGTGACATGCACAAAAAATCCTTGCCAGTT belongs to Theropithecus gelada isolate Dixy chromosome 6, Tgel_1.0, whole genome shotgun sequence and includes:
- the MATR3 gene encoding matrin-3 isoform X3, translating into MLGAQWRRNQPSRAVEEWSQHINGASHSRRCQLLLEIYPEWNPDNDTGHTMGDPFMLQQSTNPAPGILGPPPPSFHLGGPAVGPRGNLGAGNGNLQGPRHMQKGRVETSRVVHIMDFQRGKNLRYQLLQLVEPFGVISNHLILNKINEAFIEMATTEDAQAAVDYYTTTPALVFGKPVRVHLSQKYKRIKKPEGKPDQKFDQKQELGRVIHLSNLPHSGYSDSAVLKLAEPYGKIKNYILMRMKSQAFIEMETREDAMAMVDHCLKKALWFQGRCVKVDLSEKYKKLVLRIPNRGIDLLKKDKSRKRSYSPDGKESPSDKKSKTDGSQKTESSTEGKEQEEKSGEDGEKDTKDDQTEQEPNMLLESEDELLVDEEEAAALLESGSSVGDETDLANLGDVASDGKKEPSDKAVKKDASASAAAKKKLKKVDKIEELDQENEAALENGIKNEENTEPGAESAENADDPNKDTSENADGQSDENKEDYAIPDEYRIGPYQPNVPVGIDYVIPKTGFYCKLCSLFYTNEEVAKNTHCSSLPHYQKLKKFLNKLAEERRQKKET